The following coding sequences are from one Oligoflexus sp. window:
- a CDS encoding 7TM-DISM domain-containing protein → MTRRFSKQWSRLQALLIAMTMGFAPHALAADWMQHVPVPSLELQDITSTIEVQLTSEYRSIKAYDRHLSIDEMLTEISKEGALALTGPKVTIRESGYYILVSAIHNNTGEDLKIAQYEGVVIEKHSFLVTDGKVEALPRRGLLGHYFIIPLKPGKNYIVTSVKNDYKVEYSTTFVRFSDLETVLGYDDSKKIIIPFFFGAILLILVHTIWIYFSFRKFYFLFYSLYVASAFYFFLMSYGFFFPFSLVNGAIAACLSSAFLLAFCRYFLASRIRNIRFIGDVLILVAIASAIYSYVARTMGFSVLVPLASISFFTFASIRAALAGYKPATYLSVGTLVLTLSLAALALEIYVQIHPLLAHCALFGFMFEIVFFTLAILSKITLQEKRAKEESDHAFKQLSKVFYPHQIKQIRQAAELEQTMPTGSGKACVISFDIIGSSRIHHEKAKDFFRNVFLRCNEIMMEGYDGTELRANAYRIKELGDGFLCSVGFPFKSRTGYIARDTLELAYKFYEAFQDEVQKLGYHEPICCGIGIAFDDVIGFYPESGTKEYDLHGRAIVLATRYENMRKKILRDMAPSSIIILHEKVRASLQRESLEGFVEYCLQDHGAVVRDDPAATRLFYKFLRPDDVLEENSTSRSA, encoded by the coding sequence ATGACAAGGCGCTTTTCAAAACAATGGTCCAGGCTTCAGGCTCTCCTGATCGCGATGACCATGGGCTTCGCGCCGCATGCGCTTGCGGCTGACTGGATGCAACACGTTCCCGTCCCAAGTCTTGAACTCCAGGACATCACATCCACAATAGAAGTTCAACTCACCTCAGAATACCGATCCATCAAAGCCTATGACCGCCATCTCTCCATCGACGAGATGCTGACGGAAATATCCAAGGAAGGCGCCCTGGCCTTGACCGGACCGAAAGTGACGATCCGGGAATCAGGCTACTATATCCTCGTGAGCGCCATTCACAATAATACGGGCGAGGATCTGAAAATCGCGCAGTACGAAGGCGTCGTGATAGAAAAGCATTCTTTCCTCGTCACCGATGGAAAAGTCGAAGCTTTGCCGCGACGCGGGCTTCTGGGTCACTACTTTATCATCCCGCTGAAGCCCGGGAAAAATTATATCGTGACCTCCGTTAAGAACGATTATAAGGTCGAGTACAGCACGACCTTCGTCCGCTTCAGCGATCTCGAAACAGTGCTGGGCTATGATGACTCCAAGAAAATCATCATCCCCTTCTTCTTCGGAGCCATCCTTCTGATCCTCGTGCATACGATCTGGATTTATTTTTCCTTCCGAAAATTCTATTTCCTCTTCTATTCACTTTACGTGGCTTCAGCGTTTTACTTTTTTTTGATGTCCTACGGCTTCTTTTTCCCCTTCTCCCTGGTCAATGGCGCCATAGCCGCCTGCCTGTCGAGCGCCTTTCTCCTGGCGTTCTGCCGCTATTTCCTGGCCTCCAGAATACGCAATATTCGTTTTATCGGCGACGTCCTCATCCTTGTCGCGATCGCCTCGGCGATCTATTCTTACGTCGCGCGCACGATGGGCTTCAGTGTCCTCGTTCCCCTGGCCTCCATCAGCTTTTTCACTTTTGCTTCGATCCGCGCGGCTCTCGCGGGTTATAAGCCGGCCACGTACCTCTCGGTCGGCACGCTGGTCTTGACCTTGTCCCTTGCTGCCCTGGCTCTTGAGATCTACGTGCAGATCCATCCCCTGCTGGCCCATTGCGCGCTGTTTGGTTTCATGTTCGAGATCGTCTTCTTTACCCTCGCCATTCTCAGCAAGATCACGCTCCAGGAAAAGCGGGCCAAAGAGGAGAGCGATCACGCCTTCAAGCAGCTGTCCAAGGTGTTCTATCCCCATCAGATCAAGCAGATCCGGCAGGCGGCGGAACTGGAGCAGACCATGCCTACAGGTTCCGGCAAGGCCTGCGTGATCAGCTTCGATATCATCGGCAGCTCCCGGATTCACCACGAGAAAGCCAAGGACTTCTTCCGCAATGTGTTTCTGCGCTGCAATGAGATCATGATGGAAGGGTATGACGGAACGGAACTGCGCGCCAACGCATACCGCATCAAAGAGCTGGGCGATGGCTTTCTCTGCAGTGTCGGTTTTCCTTTTAAATCCAGGACGGGATATATTGCCCGGGACACTTTGGAATTGGCCTATAAATTCTATGAAGCGTTTCAGGATGAGGTGCAGAAGCTCGGCTATCACGAGCCGATCTGCTGCGGCATCGGCATCGCCTTCGACGATGTCATCGGCTTCTATCCCGAATCAGGGACCAAGGAATACGATCTTCACGGGCGGGCCATCGTGCTGGCGACACGCTATGAGAATATGCGGAAGAAGATTCTCAGGGACATGGCCCCATCCAGCATCATCATCCTTCATGAGAAAGTCAGAGCGAGTCTTCAGCGCGAAAGCCTGGAGGGATTCGTCGAATATTGCCTTCAGGATCACGGGGCGGTCGTCCGTGACGATCCGGCGGCGACGCGACTTTTCTATAAGTTTCTCAGACCCGACGATGTCCTCGAAGAGAACTCCACATCGCGGTCAGCTTGA
- a CDS encoding isopenicillin N synthase family dioxygenase: MQDFTSIPIVDLAQDKQKVAALVRRACCESGFFYIVNHGVDAALQERLEKLSHAFFQKDEAYKMRWRMALGGKAWRGYFPVGGELTSGKPDLKEGLYLGTELPADHPKVKAAVPLHGANLFPDLPGFKDSILSYMDAVTNLGHRLMEIMGLSLGLSADYFHKHYTQDPLILFRIFHYPPDPKPQSTESWGVGEHTDYGLLTILKQDDCGGLQVKSRSHWVDAPPVKDSFVCNIGDMLDRMTGGLYKSTPHRVKNVSGRNRYSYPLFFDPGFDTEVKALPLAKVEQDDREERWDKASVHAFQGTYGDYVLSKVSKVFPDLKQDVLEKKP, translated from the coding sequence ATGCAGGACTTCACGAGCATCCCCATCGTGGATCTGGCCCAGGATAAACAGAAGGTGGCGGCTCTTGTGCGCAGGGCCTGCTGCGAAAGCGGGTTCTTCTACATCGTGAACCACGGTGTGGACGCGGCTCTGCAGGAACGCCTGGAGAAATTGAGTCACGCATTCTTTCAAAAAGATGAAGCCTACAAGATGCGGTGGCGCATGGCGCTCGGCGGCAAGGCGTGGCGCGGCTATTTTCCTGTGGGCGGAGAATTGACCTCGGGCAAACCGGATCTGAAAGAGGGGCTTTACCTGGGCACGGAATTGCCCGCCGATCATCCGAAGGTGAAGGCCGCTGTGCCGCTGCACGGGGCCAATCTCTTTCCCGATCTGCCAGGCTTCAAGGACAGCATCCTTTCCTATATGGATGCCGTGACGAATCTCGGTCATCGCCTCATGGAAATCATGGGACTGAGTCTGGGCTTGAGCGCCGATTATTTTCATAAGCATTATACCCAGGATCCTTTGATCCTCTTCCGCATCTTCCATTATCCACCCGATCCCAAACCGCAAAGCACGGAAAGCTGGGGCGTCGGTGAGCATACTGATTATGGACTTCTCACGATCCTGAAGCAGGATGATTGCGGCGGCCTGCAGGTCAAATCCCGTTCACACTGGGTGGATGCGCCTCCTGTGAAGGATTCTTTTGTCTGTAATATCGGGGATATGCTCGATCGCATGACGGGCGGACTTTATAAGTCCACGCCGCATCGCGTGAAAAATGTTTCGGGACGGAATCGCTATTCCTATCCGCTTTTTTTCGATCCGGGTTTTGACACGGAAGTCAAAGCGCTGCCGCTCGCCAAGGTGGAGCAGGACGATCGCGAGGAACGCTGGGATAAAGCCAGCGTGCATGCGTTCCAGGGCACCTATGGGGATTATGTGCTGAGTAAGGTGTCGAAAGTTTTTCCGGACTTGAAGCAGGATGTGCTGGAAAAGAAACCCTAG